The Streptomyces rimosus genomic interval ACCGGGGCACGGCGCACGGCGGAACAGCGACAGGAGGCGGCTCGATGACACGGCGACTGAAGATCCTGGTGACCGGCGCGTCCGGGCTGGTCGGCGCGGAGGTCACCGCCCGGCTCGCGGCGGCCGGGCACGAGGTCACCGCCGTGGTCCACCGGCAGCAGACGCTGGTGCGCAACGACGGCACCCCGCTGGACCCCGCCACCGTCCGGTGCCTGCCCGCCGACGTGACCCGGCCCCGCCTCGGCCTGACCGAGGCCGGTTACGCGGAACTGGCCGGCGGCGGGATCGACCGCATCGTGCACTGTGCCGCGATCACCGACTTCGGCCGTCCCGAGGAGGACTACCGCACGGTCAACGTCGACGGCACCGCGCACCTCATCGAGCTGGCCCGCGCCGGCGGCGCCGGCCTGGTGCACGTGGGCACCGCGTACGTCTGCGGCGAGCGCGACGGGCTGATCCGCGAGACGGAGCTGGACCAGGGCCAGCGGCTCGCCAACGGCTACGAGGCCAGCAAGCTGCGGGCCGAGACGCTGGTGCACAAGGCACGGGCCGACGGGGTGCGCGCCGCGGTGGTGCGTCCCAGCATCGTCGTCGGCGACGAGCACACCGGCGTGGTGCGCGACTACAAGAACATCTACGTCATCCTCAAGCTGACCACCGAGGGCAAGGTCCGCTCCGTCCCCGGCCTGTACGAGGCGCGCCTGGACCTGGTGCCGGTCGACTACGTGGCGGACGTCATCACCCGGGTCACCGAGCGGTTCGACGAGGCGGAGGGCCGTACCTTCCACGCGGCGGGAGCGCCGCTGACCCTGCGGGACTTCTCCGACGTGATGGCCGAGTACCCCTCGTTCCACGTGCCGCGGTTCGTCCCCCCGACGAGCTTCGACGCCCAGCGCCTGCCCACCCGCGAACGCCGCTACTACGAGCGGATCGTCTCGCTGTACGAGAGCTACTTCCGGCGCCGGATGACGTTCGACGCCTCCCACACCGCGGCGCTGGGCGTGCGCGCGACGCCCGCGGACGGGCCGGACTTCCTGCGCAAGCTGATCAACCACTGCCTGGAATCGGGCTACCTGGGCGCCCCGCCGGCCGGCACCGGCCCGGCCGCCGACGACGCGAACGGAGCCGGCCGATGACCTGGGACACCGCGGACCCGCGCCCCTTCGGCGACGACCTTTCCCCCGCCCTCAGCTGCACTTCGCGCAAACGCGCCCTGTTCGCCGCGGACACCTACTTCCTGGAGAGCTACGAACAGCTCGGCACCCTCACCGCCGACCCGGACGGCTTCCTCCACCGGCACGCCGCGCTGCTGCTCAAACCCGACGCGGTGGTCAGCAGGCAGATACCGGTGACGGTCGACTGGCTGGCCCGCAACGGACTGCGGATCGTGGCCGCCGAGCGCACCCGGCTCACCCGCACCGCCGTACGGTCGCTGTGGTACTACCAGTGGAACCTGGCCACACCGCAACGGCGCCGCCTCGCCGACCTGTTCATGGACTCCTGCGACGCGGTGGTGCTCGTCGTACGCCCGGAGGCGGACCAGACCGGCGCCGCGCCCGCGTCGGTCGTCATGACCGAGCGCAAAGGCCCGACCGACCCCCAGGCCCGGATCCCCGGCCAGCTGCGGTACGAAATCGGCCGCTACAGCTATCTGCTCAACCTCGTGCACACCCCCGACGAACCCGCCGACGTGGCACGGGAGTTGGGCATCCACTTCGACACCGCCCGGCGGGAGCGGGTCTACGCCGACGCGCTGGCGGGCGACGACCGGTCGGCGCGGGCGCGCGAACTGGCCGACCAACTGCACGCGGAGGTACCCCGGCGGGACCTCACCTTCGAGCCCGCGGCGGAACGCCTCAAGGCGGCCGTGGCGGAAGCGGAGGAGGCGGCACAGCCCGGCGCGGTCCGGGACGAACTGCGCGCGGCCCGGCAGGCCGCCCGGTCGCCCGAGGGATACCGGCGGCTGCTGGAGGCCGTCTGGCGGGCCGGGCTGCCGCTCGACCCCTGGGACGTGGTGATTGTCGGCACCCACGTCCTGCCGATGAAGCGCAAGGGACTGGCGCCCGTACTCGACGGGGTCGGCGTGCACGACTGGCAGCGCCACATGGCGCGGCTCGCGGCCAGGTGAC includes:
- a CDS encoding SDR family oxidoreductase — encoded protein: MTRRLKILVTGASGLVGAEVTARLAAAGHEVTAVVHRQQTLVRNDGTPLDPATVRCLPADVTRPRLGLTEAGYAELAGGGIDRIVHCAAITDFGRPEEDYRTVNVDGTAHLIELARAGGAGLVHVGTAYVCGERDGLIRETELDQGQRLANGYEASKLRAETLVHKARADGVRAAVVRPSIVVGDEHTGVVRDYKNIYVILKLTTEGKVRSVPGLYEARLDLVPVDYVADVITRVTERFDEAEGRTFHAAGAPLTLRDFSDVMAEYPSFHVPRFVPPTSFDAQRLPTRERRYYERIVSLYESYFRRRMTFDASHTAALGVRATPADGPDFLRKLINHCLESGYLGAPPAGTGPAADDANGAGR
- a CDS encoding nucleoside-diphosphate kinase, with the protein product MTWDTADPRPFGDDLSPALSCTSRKRALFAADTYFLESYEQLGTLTADPDGFLHRHAALLLKPDAVVSRQIPVTVDWLARNGLRIVAAERTRLTRTAVRSLWYYQWNLATPQRRRLADLFMDSCDAVVLVVRPEADQTGAAPASVVMTERKGPTDPQARIPGQLRYEIGRYSYLLNLVHTPDEPADVARELGIHFDTARRERVYADALAGDDRSARARELADQLHAEVPRRDLTFEPAAERLKAAVAEAEEAAQPGAVRDELRAARQAARSPEGYRRLLEAVWRAGLPLDPWDVVIVGTHVLPMKRKGLAPVLDGVGVHDWQRHMARLAAR